The Cardiocondyla obscurior isolate alpha-2009 linkage group LG25, Cobs3.1, whole genome shotgun sequence genome has a segment encoding these proteins:
- the LOC139111733 gene encoding uncharacterized protein, with translation MGPLTKILRASIALRYVPKAWGGTRWDGWRNSWGYALGVFLDIERAFDSTSYKVIQKALTKHGISEALIDWTQSMLANRRLNVEHGEISVQGTPTKKCPQGGVLSPLLWSIVVNKLLSKLEAAGILTYDYADDIAIIARGKFLPILGKLIERTLKITQNWCQAKGLTVNPEKTSAIIFTRKYKPEPIKPLKLRGKKLNVVTSKGTRKILGPQAEGGIMAVPSRAITQTYIRSSGMVAQSGKSGDEEPTEEPTGKLPEGCSRDSKNDTHDSATSSAIKSGWDAETGHTTLGFLNSPPFMYKQDRIPRKYQEGRTAEVIIPSREQWRKADFLNGLRPDVWFTDGSGKDNRHGARIYEPTKKHRSSLPLEEYATVFQAEVKAIAECSQIQIADQTSSKKIYICSDSRAAINALIKQSTNSMTVWSCMRTLSKLGETNKVTLVWISGHQGIHGNEVADELAKQGTLIEPAGRNVYVPFVMEKRIIRKLLEKRHRESWKNEPGCRQAKLLMEQPKPERTRKLLVMSRQKLRIAIGLLTEHGTLRAHLHNLGIVEHYKCRLCKEENEDSIHILCHCPVLAVKRYLSWKKMFTDPGQLREARVNSLISLANHAGLRTKIHPR, from the exons ATGGGACCACTGACAAAAATACTCAGGGCTAGTATAGCCCTGAGATACGTTCCAAAAGCTTGGGGAGGAACTAGA TGGGACGGATGGAGGAACAGCTGGGGCTACGCATTGGGAGTCTTCTTGGACATTGAGAGAGCTTTCGACAGCACCTCATATAAAGTGATACAAAAAGCACTGACCAAACATGGAATATCAGAGGCACTAATTGACTGGACCCAGAGTATGCTTGCGAACAGGAGACTGAACGTTGAGCATGGGGAAATATCAGTCCAAGGAACACCCACAAAAAAATGCCCACAGGGAGGAGTGCTTTCTCCACTGCTGTGGAGCATTGTGGTAAACAAACTGCTAAGCAAACTAGAAGCAGCGGGAATCCTCACCTATGACTATGCAGACGACATAGCCATAATAGCAAGAGGAAAATTTCTACCGATCCTTGGGAAGCTCATAGAAAGAACACTCAAGATCACACAAAACTGGTGTCAGGCTAAGGGACTGACGGTCAATCCCGAGAAGACCTCAGCCATAATATTCACCAGAAAATACAAACCGGAACCCATCAAGCCTTTAAAActgaggggaaaaaaattaaacgtcgtAACCTCG AAAGGCACTAGGAAAATCCTGGGGCCTCAAGCCGAGGGTGGCATTATGGCTGTACCAAGCCGTGCTATTACCCAGACTTATATACGCAGCAGTGGTATGGTGGCCCAGAGTGGGAAAAGTGGAGACGAAGAACCTACTGAAGAGCCTACAGGGAAGTTACCTGAGGGCTGCAGTAGGGACTCAAAAAACGACACCCACGACAGCGCTACAAGTAGCGCTAT AAAGAGTGGATGGGATGCTGAGACTGGCCATACAACGCTCGGCTTCCTAAACAGCCCTCCTTTCATGTATAAACAGGACAGAATCCCCAGGAAATACCAGGAAGGGAGAACCGCAGAGGTAATCATACCTTCCAGGGAACAGTGGAGGAAAGCAGACTTTCTGAACGGACTAAGACCTGATGTATGGTTTACAGACGGCTCGGGAAAAGACAACCGCCATGGGGCAAGAATTTATGAACCCACGAAGAAACATAGATCCAGCCTGCCTCTAGAAGAATACGCCACGGTCTTTCAAGCCGAGGTAAAAGCAATCGCCGAGTGCTCGCAAATACAGATTGCTGATCAAACCAgcagcaaaaaaatatacatctgCTCAGATAGCAGAGCAGCAATTAATGCTTTAATAAAGCAAAGCACAAACTCGATGACGGTCTGGAGCTGCATGAGGACACTAAGCAAGCTGGGGGAGACTAATAAAGTCACCCTAGTATGGATTTCTGGACATCAGGGCATACATGGCAACGAGGTGGCTGACGAGCTCGCCAAGCAGGGAACTTTAATAGAACCTGCAGGGCGGAACGTGTACGTCCCTTTTGTTATGGAAAAAAGGATAATCAGAAAGCTGCTTGAGAAAAGGCACCGAGAGTCGTGGAAAAACGAACCGGGATGCCGGCAGGCAAAGCTCCTGATGGAACAACCCAAACCAGAGAGGACAAGAAAACTCCTGGTAATGAGCAGACAAAAACTGAGAATAGCGATCGGTCTATTAACAGAGCACGGAACCCTCAGGGCGCATCTGCATAACCTAGGCATAGTGGAGCATTATAAGTGCAGGCTATGCAAGGAAGAAAACGAGGACAGTATACACATACTGTGTCACTGTCCAGTACTGGCGGTAAAACGATATCTATCctggaaaaaaatgtttacagaCCCGGGACAGCTCAGAGAAGCGAGAGTGAACAGTCTGATAAGCCTGGCAAATCATGCTGGGCTGAGGACAAAGATACACCCTCGGTGA